One Ancylobacter novellus DSM 506 genomic window, GCGCCGCCTCATCGTCAACGAGGGCGTCTACGACACACTGCTGCCGCGCCTCGCCAAGGCCTATGGCTCGGTCGGCATCGGCGACCCGCGCGAGGCCGGCACGCTGATCGGCCCGCTGATCGATCAGGCGGCGTTTGATGCCATGCAGAAGGCGCTGGAGACCGCGAAGAGGGCCGGCGCCCGCGTGCATGGCGGCGAGCGCGTCCACGCCAAGGAATGGCCGGACGCCTATTATGTCCGCCCGGCGCTGGTCGAGCTCGACGAGCAGATCGACCTCGTGAAGCACGAGACCTTCGCGCCGATCCTCTACGTCCTGCGCTGTTCCGGCCTGCCGGAGGCGATCAAGCTGCACAACGCCGTGCCGCAGGGCCTCTCGTCCTCGATCTTCACCAACGACATGCGCGAGGCGGAGACCTTCATGTCGGCGGAAGGCTCGGATTGCGGCATCGCCAATGTGAATATCGGCCCGTCCGGTGCGGAGATCGGCGGCGCGTTCGGCGGCGAGAAGGAGACCGGCGGCGGGCGCGAGTCCGGCTCGGACGCCTGGAAGGCCTATATGCGGCGCGCCACCAACACCATCAACTATTCGCGCCAGCTGCCGCTGGCTCAGGGCGTGTCCTTCGACATCGACTGATCCGGCGACCAATAGGTCACCACCTCGTCGAGGGCGGGCCTTGGCCTGTCCTCGGCGTGGCGCACCGGCCGGCCGATATGGATGAAGCCGGCGACCTTCTCACTCCTGCTCAGGCCAAGGAGGGCGGTCGCCTCGGCGTCGCGGCCCGGCCATTTCAGCAGCCATTGCGTGGCGAAGCCGAGCGCCGAGGCCGCCACGGTGAGCCCCATGCCGGCTGCGCCGGCCGAGAGCACCTGATTCCACTCCGGCACCTTGGCCGCGGGATCGGGCCGGCTGACCAGCACGACCGTTACCGGCGCGCGCAGCATGTAGAGCGTCCACATATCGGCCTTGGCGGCCGGCAGGCCGGGATTCTGCCGCGCATAGAGCGCGTCGAGCTTCTCGCCCAGCGTGCGGCGCGCCTCACCCTGGATCACGACGAAGCGCCACGGCACCAGCCTTCCATGGTCCGGCACGCGGGCGGCGAGGCGCAGCATCCGCTCCAATTCCTGCGGTGTCGGGCCCGGCTCGACCAGCCCGCGCAGCGGCGCCGAGCGCCGCGTCTCCAGCCGCGCCAGCATCTCGTCGGCCGGCGCGATGTCGAGCGGGGCGGCATCGTCGAGATCGGGCGGCGGCGGGTGGTTATGGGCGTGGTGGTTCATGGCGGCGTTCCGCATCGGTCCGGGGACATGAGCCATCATAGGACGCAAACGCGGGTGTTCGGCACCCTTTGTCGCCCTCATCCTGAGGTGTGAGCGGAGCGAACCTTGAAGGATGGTTGTCGGGGATCGGCCGATGCAGCCATCAGAACGTCATCCCCGGACTTGGCCCGGGGATCCACGACTTGCCGGATCGGCCGAGCCGTGTCGAAGGCGTGGATGGCCGGGCCAAGCCCGGCCATGACGAGGCTCCAAGCGTCCCGGTTGCGAACTGCGGGCCGGGCACCTCAGGATGAGGTTCATCCGGGGGGAGGGACTGCAATCAGCCCAGCCTTGCCGCAACGTCCGCCCGCGCTACCTATCGCGACGCCCCGCTGTGGAATGCCCCATGAGCCTCTT contains:
- a CDS encoding nitroreductase family protein, whose protein sequence is MNHHAHNHPPPPDLDDAAPLDIAPADEMLARLETRRSAPLRGLVEPGPTPQELERMLRLAARVPDHGRLVPWRFVVIQGEARRTLGEKLDALYARQNPGLPAAKADMWTLYMLRAPVTVVLVSRPDPAAKVPEWNQVLSAGAAGMGLTVAASALGFATQWLLKWPGRDAEATALLGLSRSEKVAGFIHIGRPVRHAEDRPRPALDEVVTYWSPDQSMSKDTP